From the Bdellovibrio reynosensis genome, one window contains:
- a CDS encoding type II secretion system F family protein — MEGIAPPLQLLLSVKRAIEKGHSVKQGIHTYLKKSEGEFPEVVTRWLALLQQGQDPKICIQSLSSIHRRTLLQVLERGLKGESIHNILLRLEEEIIEACHEELTNKIARLPFILMIPLLLFQFPAFLMLLFGPLLQNFFHSLGGG; from the coding sequence ATGGAAGGTATAGCACCACCATTACAGCTGTTACTAAGCGTAAAAAGAGCGATTGAAAAGGGTCACTCGGTGAAACAAGGCATTCACACGTACTTAAAAAAATCAGAAGGTGAGTTTCCGGAAGTTGTAACGCGCTGGCTGGCGTTATTACAACAGGGGCAAGACCCTAAAATCTGCATTCAAAGCCTGTCTTCGATCCATCGCCGAACCCTTTTGCAGGTTTTAGAGCGCGGATTAAAAGGTGAATCGATTCACAATATACTTTTGCGGCTTGAAGAAGAGATCATTGAGGCATGCCATGAGGAGCTAACCAATAAAATTGCCCGCTTGCCATTTATTTTAATGATTCCCCTTTTATTATTTCAATTTCCCGCATTTTTAATGCTCCTTTTTGGGCCTCTTCTGCAAAATTTTTTTCACTCTTTGGGAGGGGGGTGA